One part of the Thiohalorhabdus denitrificans genome encodes these proteins:
- the tuf gene encoding elongation factor Tu, which yields MAKEKFERTKPHVNVGTIGHVDHGKTTLTAAMTKVLSSEYGGESREFTDIDNAPEERERGITIATAHVEYETSNRHYAHVDCPGHADYVKNMITGAAQMDGAILVVSAADGPMPQTREHILLARQVGVPQIVVFLNKADMVDDEELLELVEMEVRELLDEYDFAGDDTPVVVGSALKALEGDTGEHGEEAINKLATAMDEYIPTPERPVDQDFLMPIEDVFSISGRGTVVTGRVERGKIHTGDEVEIVGLKDTAKTTVTGVEMFRKLLDEGEAGDNVGCLLRGIKREDVERGQVLAKPGSITPHTKFKAEVYVLKKEEGGRHTPFFQGYRPQFYFRTTDVTGTVELPEGTEMVMPGDNVTISVELIAPIAMEDGLRFAIREGGRTVGAGVVAEIVE from the coding sequence ATGGCCAAGGAGAAGTTTGAGCGCACCAAGCCGCACGTGAACGTGGGCACCATTGGTCACGTGGACCACGGGAAGACCACCCTGACGGCGGCCATGACCAAGGTTTTGTCCTCGGAGTACGGCGGCGAGAGCCGTGAGTTCACGGACATCGACAACGCCCCCGAGGAGCGTGAGCGGGGCATCACCATCGCCACGGCGCACGTGGAGTACGAGACCTCCAACCGCCACTACGCGCACGTGGACTGCCCCGGGCACGCCGACTACGTGAAGAACATGATCACCGGCGCGGCGCAGATGGACGGCGCCATCCTGGTGGTCTCCGCGGCCGACGGCCCGATGCCGCAGACCCGGGAGCACATCCTGCTGGCCCGCCAGGTGGGCGTGCCGCAGATCGTGGTGTTCCTGAACAAGGCCGACATGGTGGACGACGAGGAGCTGCTCGAGCTCGTCGAGATGGAAGTCCGCGAGCTGCTCGACGAGTACGACTTCGCCGGCGACGATACGCCGGTGGTCGTGGGCTCCGCCCTGAAGGCCCTGGAAGGGGACACCGGGGAGCACGGCGAGGAGGCCATCAACAAGCTGGCCACCGCCATGGACGAATACATCCCCACCCCGGAACGCCCGGTGGACCAGGACTTCCTGATGCCCATCGAGGACGTGTTCTCCATCTCCGGCCGCGGCACCGTGGTGACCGGCCGTGTGGAGCGGGGCAAGATCCACACCGGGGACGAGGTGGAGATCGTCGGCCTCAAGGACACCGCCAAGACCACCGTCACCGGCGTCGAGATGTTCCGCAAGCTGCTCGACGAAGGCGAGGCGGGTGACAACGTGGGCTGCCTGCTGCGGGGCATCAAGCGCGAGGACGTGGAGCGCGGCCAGGTGCTGGCCAAGCCCGGCTCCATCACCCCGCACACCAAGTTCAAGGCCGAGGTCTACGTCCTGAAGAAGGAAGAGGGCGGCCGCCACACGCCGTTCTTCCAGGGCTACCGGCCGCAATTCTACTTCCGGACCACGGACGTCACCGGCACGGTGGAGCTCCCCGAGGGCACCGAGATGGTGATGCCGGGCGACAACGTGACCATTTCCGTCGAGCTGATCGCCCCCATCGCCATGGAGGACGGCCTGCGCTTCGCCATCCGCGAGGGCGGTCGCACCGTGGGCGCCGGCGTGGTCGCCGAAATCGTGGAGTAG
- the secE gene encoding preprotein translocase subunit SecE, with protein MTDKPKIILAVAVFAAGVLGYYFLGAQAMTAQGGWMRYAAIALGAVAGAGIYASTDQFSQFRRFVREARVELSRVVWPTRQETLQTTAVVIGMVLFVGAFLWVVDWVVFTAVRYLMG; from the coding sequence ATGACCGATAAGCCAAAAATCATCCTAGCCGTTGCCGTTTTCGCGGCGGGCGTGCTCGGTTATTACTTCCTCGGGGCGCAGGCCATGACGGCCCAGGGCGGGTGGATGCGCTATGCGGCCATTGCGCTCGGCGCGGTAGCCGGCGCGGGCATCTACGCCAGCACCGATCAGTTCTCCCAGTTCCGTCGGTTTGTCCGGGAGGCCCGTGTCGAGCTCAGCCGCGTGGTCTGGCCGACCCGCCAGGAGACGCTCCAGACCACCGCCGTCGTCATCGGCATGGTGCTGTTCGTGGGTGCCTTCCTCTGGGTCGTGGACTGGGTCGTCTTCACCGCCGTCCGTTACTTGATGGGCTAG
- the rpmG gene encoding 50S ribosomal protein L33 codes for MRELISFACGQCGRRNYTGDKNKRNTPDKLVFRKYCRFCRTHTEHREDKIK; via the coding sequence ATGCGTGAACTGATAAGCTTCGCTTGCGGGCAGTGCGGGCGCCGGAATTACACCGGCGACAAGAATAAGCGCAACACGCCCGACAAGCTGGTGTTCCGGAAGTACTGCCGCTTTTGCCGGACGCACACGGAGCACCGTGAGGATAAGATCAAATAG
- the rplL gene encoding 50S ribosomal protein L7/L12, whose translation MSQEEILNAIENMTVLELSELVKAIEEKFDVSAEAPAAVAAAPAAGGGGEAAAAEKDEFDVLLTGEGEKKVQTIKVLREVTGLGLKEAKEMVENLPATLKEGASKDEAEEIKSKMEEAGAPVELK comes from the coding sequence ATGTCCCAGGAAGAAATCCTGAACGCCATCGAGAACATGACTGTCCTCGAGCTGTCTGAGCTTGTGAAGGCCATCGAGGAGAAGTTCGACGTCTCCGCGGAGGCGCCTGCCGCCGTGGCCGCTGCCCCCGCCGCCGGCGGTGGCGGCGAGGCCGCTGCCGCCGAGAAGGACGAGTTCGACGTTCTCCTCACCGGCGAGGGCGAGAAGAAGGTGCAGACCATTAAGGTCCTGCGCGAGGTCACCGGTCTCGGCCTCAAGGAAGCCAAGGAGATGGTGGAGAACCTGCCCGCCACCCTGAAGGAAGGCGCCTCCAAGGACGAAGCCGAGGAGATCAAGTCCAAGATGGAGGAAGCTGGGGCCCCGGTGGAGCTCAAGTAA
- the rplA gene encoding 50S ribosomal protein L1: MAKQGKRIKDLNQQVEKGHPYGLDEAVQLAKNTSKASFDESVDASFNLGIDPRKADQMVRGTVTLPHGTGKTTRVAVFAEGAKADEAREAGADYVGLEDLAEQIEAGWTDFDRAVATPDSMRVVGRLGQILGPRGLMPNPKVGTVTDDLANVVAQIKAGQVEYRADKGGIVHLPIGRASFDDAALQENLRAAADALVRAKPAAAKGKYLRKVSISTTMGPGIQVDTSFARL; encoded by the coding sequence ATGGCCAAGCAAGGAAAGCGCATCAAGGACCTGAATCAGCAGGTCGAGAAGGGTCATCCTTACGGTCTCGACGAAGCGGTACAGCTGGCGAAGAACACCAGCAAGGCCTCCTTCGACGAATCGGTGGATGCCTCCTTTAACCTGGGGATCGATCCCCGGAAGGCGGACCAGATGGTCCGCGGCACCGTAACCCTGCCCCACGGCACCGGCAAGACTACCCGGGTGGCGGTCTTCGCCGAGGGCGCCAAGGCGGACGAGGCTCGCGAAGCGGGGGCGGACTATGTCGGTCTCGAGGACCTGGCCGAGCAGATCGAGGCCGGCTGGACCGATTTCGACCGCGCCGTGGCCACGCCCGACTCCATGCGGGTTGTGGGCCGGCTCGGCCAGATCCTTGGTCCCCGGGGTCTGATGCCCAATCCCAAGGTGGGCACGGTTACCGACGATCTGGCCAACGTGGTAGCCCAGATCAAGGCCGGACAGGTGGAATACCGGGCCGACAAGGGCGGCATCGTTCACCTTCCCATTGGCCGGGCCAGTTTTGACGACGCGGCCCTGCAGGAGAACCTGAGGGCGGCGGCGGACGCGCTGGTACGCGCCAAGCCCGCTGCGGCCAAGGGTAAGTATCTGCGTAAAGTAAGCATTTCCACCACCATGGGTCCCGGGATCCAGGTGGATACTTCCTTCGCCCGCCTCTAG
- the nusG gene encoding transcription termination/antitermination protein NusG, which produces MAKRWYVVHAYSGYEKKAKAMLEESIRQHGLEDYFGQILVPTEEVVDVTSSSKGTAERKIFPGYMLVEMEMSENTWHLVKDVPRITGFVGGKAGQPHPLPEKEVQAILQQIEEGMEKPRPKVTFSVGEAVHVIDGPFSGFNGVVEDVNYDKSTIQASVTIFGRPTPVELEFNQVEKA; this is translated from the coding sequence ATGGCCAAGCGCTGGTATGTGGTCCACGCCTATTCCGGGTACGAGAAGAAGGCCAAAGCCATGCTGGAGGAGTCCATTCGCCAGCACGGCCTGGAAGACTACTTCGGCCAGATCCTCGTGCCGACGGAGGAGGTGGTCGACGTCACCTCTAGCTCCAAGGGTACGGCGGAGCGCAAGATCTTTCCGGGCTACATGCTCGTCGAGATGGAGATGAGCGAGAATACGTGGCACCTGGTCAAGGACGTGCCCCGGATAACCGGTTTCGTCGGCGGCAAGGCCGGGCAGCCCCATCCCCTTCCCGAAAAGGAAGTCCAGGCCATCCTCCAGCAAATCGAGGAAGGTATGGAGAAGCCGCGGCCGAAGGTCACCTTCTCGGTGGGCGAGGCCGTGCATGTGATCGACGGGCCTTTTTCGGGCTTCAACGGGGTGGTGGAAGACGTCAATTACGACAAGAGCACCATCCAGGCATCGGTTACCATCTTCGGCCGACCCACCCCGGTCGAGCTGGAGTTCAATCAGGTCGAAAAGGCCTGA
- the rplK gene encoding 50S ribosomal protein L11, translating to MAKKIEAYIKLQVPAGQAQPSPPVGPALGQHGLNIMEFCKAFNAQTQEMEQGLPVPVVITVFADKSFTFTTKTPPAAILLLKAAGLKGGSSSPLTDKVGKVSKAQVEDIAQTKMPDLNTNDLATAATMIEGTARSMGIEVEG from the coding sequence ATGGCGAAGAAAATCGAAGCGTACATCAAGCTGCAGGTCCCCGCGGGCCAAGCTCAGCCTAGCCCCCCGGTGGGTCCGGCCCTGGGCCAGCACGGCCTGAACATCATGGAGTTCTGCAAGGCGTTCAACGCCCAGACCCAGGAGATGGAGCAAGGGCTGCCGGTACCGGTGGTGATAACCGTGTTCGCCGACAAGTCCTTCACCTTTACCACCAAGACCCCGCCGGCCGCCATCCTCCTGCTGAAGGCGGCGGGCTTGAAGGGCGGGAGCTCCAGCCCCCTGACCGACAAGGTGGGCAAGGTCTCCAAGGCGCAGGTGGAGGACATCGCGCAGACCAAGATGCCCGACCTCAACACGAACGACCTGGCCACCGCGGCCACCATGATCGAGGGCACCGCCCGATCCATGGGCATTGAGGTCGAGGGCTAG
- the rplJ gene encoding 50S ribosomal protein L10 — MLNLEQKKAVVADLRARSEAAQAAVLADYRGLTVDEVTDLRAQLTASGVFFKVVKNNLAKRAVEGTDMEPLTEHFSGPTAMALSEDPVAAAKILTEFAKDHEDLEIKVGVLQGKSMSQQDLVALAQLPDRHTLLTQLAVGLNAPATKLARSLNAVPAKFARALAEVRDQKGEAA; from the coding sequence TTGCTGAACCTGGAGCAGAAAAAGGCGGTCGTCGCCGATCTGCGCGCCCGTTCGGAGGCCGCCCAGGCGGCGGTCCTCGCCGACTACCGCGGGCTGACGGTGGACGAGGTCACCGACCTCCGCGCCCAGCTCACGGCGAGCGGCGTGTTCTTCAAGGTGGTGAAGAACAACCTCGCCAAGCGGGCCGTCGAGGGCACGGACATGGAGCCCCTCACCGAGCACTTCTCCGGCCCCACGGCCATGGCCCTCTCCGAGGACCCCGTGGCCGCGGCCAAGATCCTCACGGAGTTCGCCAAGGACCACGAGGACCTGGAGATCAAGGTCGGGGTGCTGCAGGGCAAGTCCATGTCCCAACAGGACTTGGTGGCGCTGGCTCAACTGCCGGACCGGCACACGCTGCTCACCCAGCTTGCCGTCGGGCTCAATGCCCCGGCTACCAAGCTGGCCCGCAGCCTGAACGCCGTTCCGGCGAAATTCGCCCGTGCCCTGGCCGAGGTTCGCGACCAGAAGGGCGAGGCCGCCTAA